The Vicia villosa cultivar HV-30 ecotype Madison, WI linkage group LG1, Vvil1.0, whole genome shotgun sequence genome includes a region encoding these proteins:
- the LOC131645265 gene encoding uncharacterized protein LOC131645265, with the protein MVTDVVKNTALQTSIARKRRKLILKAKRDYRNRLRSSNLTPHLNHNFTSSVTYETTIETAMARKRRKIILDNRKRLRNLFNTEVSRVQNTNNIVSQSQNMDHASTSNYNMAKYYDIGDQSYECAHCQACMWYQEKVNRHKITATPRFYRCCRGGKIVLPFLEQPPQVLQDLLFNKSYSDSKNYQANIRTYNAMFSFTSPGMKFDTTYSKRGGPPTLRLQGQTCHRIGTLLPETGQPPQYAQLYIYDTDNEVEHRIKCFKDNKGIERPVVNKLKMMLDEQNVHAKAFRMARDVLRTNSFTDLKLRLISDRSEDGRVYNKPTVSEVAALIVGDIDSADKRDILIQRHNGGLQRIDEFHPAYLAYQYPLIFPYGEDGYRKNIMHRYRHETEVTRRNRQSIKDWFSYRLQQRRKEAKTLLYSRRLFQQFLVDGYAMMESERLNWLRDNQSKLRVGKYNNLTAQTDGNTRNEHQKRGKRVVLPSTFVGSKRYMDQLYFDGMAISSQLGFPDLFVTFTCNPNWPEIKRALSGTGLKPHDRPDIISKVFKIKFDTLMDDITKHHVVGKVIAYMYTIEFQKRGLPHAHILIFLHPQSKYQTPSDIDKIISTKILDPTVHPNLYKLVKANMMHGPCGLARVTSQCMKNGRCSKYYPKKFIEHTIVDAEGYPLYRRRSKTFTIEKNGITLDNRHVVPYNTRFLMKYQAHINMEWCNQRTSIKYLFKYINKGYDRITAAVSTNSNQPVDEIQQYLDCRYVSPSEACWRIYSYNIHGRKPAVERMFYHLVGEKPIYYIDYARMENVLETASVTESMFTAWLVANAKYEEAQTLTYGQFVSKFVYHKKQREWKPRKKGFTIGRLIWVPPTTGELFYLRMMLTVAKGPTTYEEIRTVDNIQYDTFRDACFAMGFLEDDKEYITAIKEASHWGTGHFLRKLFVIMLLSGAVNRPAHVWEQTWLLLSDGVLHTQRALAANPEIEKLLQANRRTLKEFSPIPYPDAYVLEQLGNRLIYDERNYDTASMNSEFENLFAALTDEQRGIYEKIIHAVESQKPAVFFLHGYGGTGKTYMWRTLATALRSKHDICLTVATSGIASLLLPGGRTAHSKFRIPVPTMDNSTCKIEFNDDVADMLRHTKLIIWDEAPMAHKYAIESLDRTLKDVMSADKNATDVFGGKVVVFGGDFRQILPVVPRGSRSDIVHCAINASYIWHSVEVLTLTRNMRLRTGSTQTDKNEIAQFSDWLLRIGEGRISEPNDGTAEINIPPDILITEFDDPIVAIVNTTYPDFINNFQCVDYLKSRAILASTLEIVDQINDHILNLMPVNNAGEIRDYYSANSVDKSEIHDPTVVDILTPEFLSSLRTSGLPNHHLKLKVGTPIMLMRNIDQSEGQSLDNVGLYLPKDVFTHGQIYVTLSRVTTKKGIKILIHDEEKKFRGKTTNVLYKEVFNNV; encoded by the exons CCTCTGTAACATAtgaaaccactattgaaacggctATGGCTAGAAAGAGAAGGAAGATAATCTTGGATAACAGAAAAAGATTGAGAAATTTGTTCAATACTGAAGTTAGTAGGGTTCAAAATACAAACAACATTGTTAGTCAAAGTCAGAACATGGATCATGCATCTACTTCAAATTATAATATGGCAA AATATTACGATATTGGCGACCAAAGTTATGAATGCGCACACTGCCAagcatgtatgtggtaccaagaAAAAGTGAATAGACACAAAATTACAGCAACTCCTCGCTTTTATCGTTGCTGCCGTGGAGGAAAAATTGTTCTTCCGTTCCTTGAACAACCTCCACAGGTGTTGCAAGATCTGCTATTTAATAAATCATATTCAGATAGTAAAAACTACCAGGCTAACATACGAACATACAACGCAATGTTCTCCTTCACTTCCCCTGGAATGAAGTTCGACACAACATACTCTAAAAGAGGAGGACCCCCTACTTTGAGACTGCAGGGTCAGACCTGTCATCGAATTGGTACACTACTGCCAGAAACAGGGCAACCTCCGCAATATGCTCAATTATACATCTATGACACGGACAATGAAGTTGAACACAGAATAAAATGTTTCAA GGACAACAAAGGCATCGAGCGACCGGTTGTCAATAAGCTCAAGATGATGTTAGATGAGCAGAATGTTCATGCCAAAGCTTTTAGAATGGCAAGAGATGTTTTAAGAACAAATTCTTTCACAGATTTAAAACTCAGGCTTATTTCTGATAGATCCGAAGATGGCCGTGTTTACAACAAACCTACTGTCTCAGAAGTGGCTGCACTCATTGTGGGAGACATTGATTCTGCTGATAAAAGGGACATCTTAATTCAGCGCCACAACGGTGGTTTGCAACGAATAGATGAGTTTCACCCAGCATATTTGGCTTATCAGTATCCTCTTATATTTCCTTATGGGGAAGATGGTTATAGGAAAAATATAATGCACAGATATCGCCATGAAACTGAGGTCACTAGGAGGAACCGTCAAAGCATTAAGGATTGGTTTTCTTACCGGTTACAACAACGTCGCAAAGAGGCAAAAACACTACTTTACTCAAGACGCCTATTTCAACAATTCTTAGTCGATGGCTATGCTATGATGGAATCCGAACGACTGAATTGGTTGAGAGATAATCAATCGAAATTAAGAGTGGGCAAATATAATAATTTGACCGCTCAAACGGATGGCAATACAAGAAATGAACACCAAAAGCGAGGAAAACGAGTTGTTCTACCATCAACATTTGTTGGTAGCAAGAGATATATGGATCAACTATATTTTGACGGTATGGCCATTTCAAGTCAATTGGGATTCCCTGATTTATTTGTTACTTTTACCTGCAACCCAAATTGGCCTGAAATTAAAAGAGCATTGTCAGGCACAGGTCTAAAACCCCATGATAGGCCAGATATCATttcaaaagttttcaaaataaagTTTGATACCCTTATGGATGATATTACAAAACACCATGTCGTTGGAAAAGTGATTGCAT ATATGTACACCATTGAATTCCAAAAGCGGGGATTGCCACATGCTCACATCTTGATATTCCTACACCCTCAGAGCAAATACCAAACACCATCTGACATAGACAAGATCATTTCTACTAAAATTCTCGACCCGACTGTTCATCCCAATTTATACAAATTGGTTAAGGCAAATATGATGCATGGACCTTGTGGCCTTGCGCGCGTGACCTCACAATGTATGAAGAATGGACGATGTTCTAAATACTATCCCAAAAAGTTTATTGAACACACTATTGTTGATGCAGAGGGATATCCACTGTATAGGAGAAGATCAAAAACCTTCACTATTGAAAAAAATGGTATCACCTTGGACAACAGACATGTGGTTCCATATAACACCAGATTTCTTATGAAATACCAGGCACATATAAACATGGAATGGTGTAATCAGAGAACTTCcataaaatatcttttcaaatatatcaataaaggctatgacagaataacagcagcagTTTCAACAAATAGCAATCAACCTGTAGATGAAATCCAACAATATCTCGACTGCAGGTATGTCTCTCCTAGTGAAGCATGTTGGCGCATTTACTCTTACAATATTCATGGCAGAAAACCAGCCGTGGAACGTATGTTCTATCATTTGGTTGGGGAGAAGCCTATATACTATATAGATTATGCACGCATGGAAAATGTGCTGGAAACTGCAAGTGTGACTGAATCGATGTTTACTGCATGGCTGGTGGCAAATGCTAAATATGAAGAGGCACAAACATTAACTTATGGTCAATTTGTTTCAAAGTTCGTTTATCACAAAAAACAGAGAGAATGGAAACCGCGGAAAAAAGGCTTCACCATTGGACGTCTCATATGGGTTCCGCCAACAACTGGTGAACTGTTTTACCTGCGCATGATGTTGACGGTGGCAAAAGGACCAACAACATATGAGGAAATCAGGACCGTGGATAACATTCAGTATGATACATTCAGAGATGCATGCTTTGCAATGGGATTTCTTGAAGACGACAAAGAATACATAACTGCTATAAAGGAGGCAAGTCATTGGGGGACTGGTCATTTTCTTCGAAAATTGTTTGTTATCATGCTTTTGTCTGGTGCTGTTAATCGCCCTGCACATGTTTGGGAACAAACTTGGctcctattatctgatggtgtctTACATACACAAAGAGCATTGGCTGCAAATCCAG AAATTGAGAAACTACTTCAAGCAAATAGAAGGACACTAAAGGAATTTAGTCCTATTCCATATCCGGATGCTTATGTTCTTGAACAGTTGGGAAACAGGCTCATATATGATGAGCGTAATTATGATACAGCGTCAATGAACTCAGAATTTGAAAATCTGTTTGCTGCTCTTACAG ATGAGCAAAGAGGTATTTATGAAAAAATCATCCATGCTGTGGAGTCTCAGAAACCTGCCGTTTTCTTCCTTCATGGTTATGGTGGTACCGGAAAAACATATATGTGGAGAACACTCGCAACAGCTTTAAGATCAAAACACGATATATGTTTAACTGTTGCAACTAGCGGTATAGCATCATTGTTACTTCCAGGAGGTAGAACTGCACATTCAAAGTTCAGGATACCGGTACCAACTATGGACAATTCTACTTGCAAGATTGAATTCAACGATGATGTTGCAGACATGTTACGACATACAAAGCTTATAATATGGGATGAGGCACCAATGGCGCATAAGTATGCAATAGAATCGCTTGACAGAACTTTGAAAGATGTTATGAGTGCAGACAAAAATGCAACTGATGTATTTGGTGGAAAGGTTGTTGTTTTCGGGGGCGATTTCAGACAGATTTTACCTGTCGTCCCCAGAGGCAGTCGTTCTGATATTGTACACTGTGCCATAAATGCATCTTACATATGGCATTCAGTTGAGGTATTAACATTGACAAGAAACATGCGGCTACGAACAGGATCAACACAGACTGACAAAAATGAGATAGCACAGTTTTCAGATTGGCTTTTAAGAATAGGAGAGGGCCGAATATCTGAGCCTAATGACGGCACCGCCGAAATCAACATACCACCTGATATTCTGATAACAGAATTCGATGATCCAATTGTGGCCATTGTCAATACCACATACCctgatttcataaataatttccaatgtgttgattACCTTAAAAGTCGAGCGATACTTGCCTCTACACTGGAGATTGTTGATCAGATCAATGACCATATACTTAACTTGATGCCAG TCAACAATGCAGGAGAGATTCGTGACtactacagcgcaaattcagttgACAAGTCTGAGATTCATGACCCAACAGTAGTTGATATCCTCACGCCAGAATTTCTAAGTTCCCTCCGAACATCAGGTTTGCCAAACCATCACTTAAAACTAAAGGTTGGGACACCTATAATGCTCATGAGAAATATAGATCAATCTGAAG GCCAGTCATTGGATAACGTTGGTTTGTACTTACCAAAAGATGTATTCACACATGGCCAGATTTATGTCACATTGTCAAGAGTAACAACAAAAAAGGGAATCAAAATACTGATacatgatgaagaaaagaaattcaGGGGGAAAACTACAAATGTTTTGTATAAAGAAGTTTTTAACAATGTCTAA